In Marivirga salinae, a single window of DNA contains:
- a CDS encoding NAD-dependent epimerase/dehydratase family protein: MQQKTVLITGATGLLGKQILKQLIAQDYKVYAAKRPYSVIPLESEKINWLDINTMEDDLFQLIPEPIDFAIHAGALVSYKKSDKTKIFQINTDWTSKLAKDSKKAGVKKFIFISSISALGKNSNDNLIDESTPKSEDEFLSNYGNSKRKAEEILWDLSKGGLPILIFNPSVIIGPAKRYQSSAQLFGYVGDQKPFYTKGLINYIDARDVAETVVESLENKISNEQFILNTGSISYHDFFKAIAKQLKVKAPYIGMPKFMVILGAIMENIFSKLSRKPATLTMETAKMAGNKKIYNGEKAKNTLNLRYKTLEQSVEWTVKEMQKKGEL; encoded by the coding sequence ATGCAGCAGAAAACAGTACTAATTACAGGCGCTACAGGTCTTTTGGGGAAACAAATATTAAAACAATTAATAGCCCAAGACTATAAAGTTTATGCTGCTAAAAGACCTTATTCTGTTATTCCTTTAGAATCAGAGAAAATAAATTGGCTTGACATAAACACTATGGAAGATGATTTATTCCAGCTTATTCCTGAACCCATTGATTTTGCAATCCATGCAGGAGCTTTGGTTTCCTACAAAAAATCAGACAAAACAAAAATCTTTCAAATCAATACTGATTGGACCTCTAAATTGGCTAAGGATTCCAAGAAAGCTGGAGTAAAAAAATTTATTTTCATTAGTAGTATTTCCGCTTTGGGTAAAAATTCTAACGATAATTTAATAGATGAAAGCACTCCCAAATCAGAAGATGAATTTTTAAGCAATTATGGAAATAGCAAAAGGAAAGCAGAAGAAATACTTTGGGATTTATCAAAAGGAGGATTGCCTATTCTTATTTTCAACCCATCCGTGATTATTGGCCCTGCAAAGCGTTACCAAAGCAGCGCACAACTATTTGGATATGTTGGAGACCAAAAGCCCTTTTACACGAAGGGATTGATCAATTACATAGATGCGAGAGATGTTGCAGAAACCGTTGTAGAAAGTTTGGAAAATAAAATCAGCAATGAGCAATTTATTTTAAATACAGGGAGCATTAGCTATCATGATTTTTTTAAAGCCATCGCAAAACAATTGAAAGTAAAAGCTCCTTACATAGGCATGCCTAAATTTATGGTGATATTGGGTGCAATAATGGAAAACATTTTCAGTAAACTTAGCAGGAAACCTGCTACGCTTACAATGGAAACTGCAAAAATGGCAGGAAATAAAAAAATATATAATGGCGAAAAGGCAAAAAACACTCTCAATTTACGTTATAAAACTTTAGAGCAATCTGTTGAATGGACAGTGAAGGAAATGCAGAAAAAAGGTGAATTATAA
- a CDS encoding GumC family protein yields the protein MNNQETRYQRNLESKNSHKPQNQESEVLDLFKLKTILKNNLPWAILLITVAVFVAFLYVRYTNVKFQSYAELKLNKRSEASVFGFNPLSEESSNLNTLSGEVELIRSKLFLKQVIEKLPLDVSYHVIGRFKNEERYKFTPFVVSYEKSCANYGQKFFVDIIDKENFKISTNPDGEEWVDQKFGEYFTLDGCSYKLEITSHFFNTENLFFIISTPESLMGYVESNLSVAPENLSANTIKITFEDFNPYKIQAIVEKISELYTEYSKEQKNKANQLKIEFLNKQLKQTEKELSNYETYIEDFTIENKTVNPSADVNRSISEMVKMDSILYGINYQLEEIENIQNQLEKDTLSFDKINYLVLPSNTQSLFEEFSELKREYQMAKTRYKTESQVLQQRKLEINALKDRINNYLSNKVEVLQERKETILNRKQAIERKFNQLPAKTNELNQKMRFYSLYEELYLSLMQKKTEFEIAQAGTLSEVDILTPANLPRSPIGPSTNLIYIGSFAVGFILSFIFIGIRYLLYDQINSIHELERLTTIPIIAKISRLNRSVAKKSGVIVSEKPRSQISEAFRTLRTSLDFVGIKEGKKVISISSTTSGEGKTFISVNLAAIIAMSNKKVIILDLDMRKPRAQYAFNLEQNEMGISSILSGGIHWKECINITKTDNLHFIPSGILPPNPAELLEGDHFDQLLKELKAEYDIILLDTPPIGLVSDGIIALKKSDHSLFVVRADYSKRSFIDDLHRSLSLNNIQNISIIFNAVRKENKGYGYYQDYYNDNNSKSISTLKRLFNI from the coding sequence GTGAACAATCAAGAAACACGATATCAAAGAAATTTAGAGTCTAAAAACTCACATAAACCTCAAAATCAAGAATCTGAAGTACTTGATCTTTTTAAGTTAAAAACCATACTTAAAAATAATTTACCCTGGGCAATTTTATTGATAACAGTAGCCGTATTTGTGGCCTTTCTATATGTCCGATATACAAATGTTAAATTTCAATCATATGCCGAATTAAAGCTCAATAAAAGAAGCGAAGCAAGTGTTTTTGGTTTTAATCCTTTATCTGAAGAAAGTTCAAACCTTAATACGCTTTCAGGAGAAGTTGAACTTATCCGCTCAAAGCTTTTTTTAAAGCAAGTAATAGAGAAATTACCTTTAGATGTATCCTATCATGTTATAGGAAGGTTTAAAAATGAGGAACGTTATAAATTCACTCCTTTCGTAGTAAGCTATGAAAAATCATGTGCTAATTATGGTCAAAAATTTTTTGTTGATATTATTGATAAAGAAAATTTCAAAATATCAACAAATCCGGATGGAGAAGAATGGGTAGATCAAAAATTTGGAGAATATTTTACACTCGATGGTTGCAGCTACAAACTTGAAATAACTTCTCACTTCTTCAATACTGAAAATTTATTTTTCATCATTTCAACTCCTGAAAGTTTAATGGGCTATGTGGAGTCAAATCTTTCTGTAGCCCCTGAAAACTTAAGTGCGAACACCATAAAAATCACTTTTGAAGATTTTAACCCTTATAAAATTCAAGCAATTGTTGAGAAAATAAGTGAGTTATATACTGAATACAGTAAAGAACAGAAAAACAAGGCTAACCAGCTTAAAATTGAATTTTTAAATAAACAATTAAAGCAAACAGAAAAAGAACTTTCCAATTACGAGACCTATATCGAGGATTTCACCATAGAAAATAAAACCGTGAATCCATCAGCTGATGTAAACAGATCGATTTCAGAAATGGTGAAAATGGACTCCATTTTATACGGAATCAACTATCAGCTTGAGGAGATTGAAAATATTCAAAACCAATTAGAAAAAGACACTTTAAGCTTCGATAAGATCAACTATTTGGTGTTACCATCCAATACACAGTCATTATTTGAAGAGTTTTCTGAACTCAAGCGTGAATATCAAATGGCTAAAACTCGCTATAAAACTGAAAGTCAAGTACTACAACAAAGAAAGTTAGAAATCAATGCTTTAAAGGATAGAATAAACAATTATTTAAGCAATAAGGTTGAGGTCCTTCAAGAAAGAAAAGAGACCATCTTAAATAGAAAACAGGCTATCGAGCGTAAGTTTAATCAATTACCGGCCAAAACAAATGAGCTTAATCAGAAAATGAGGTTCTACTCTCTTTATGAAGAGCTTTATTTATCCTTAATGCAAAAGAAAACAGAATTTGAAATAGCTCAAGCAGGAACTTTATCGGAGGTTGATATTCTAACTCCAGCAAATTTACCTCGAAGTCCAATTGGGCCTTCTACTAACCTGATCTATATTGGCTCTTTTGCTGTAGGATTTATATTGAGTTTTATATTCATCGGAATTAGGTACCTGCTTTATGATCAAATAAACAGTATTCACGAGCTTGAGCGATTAACAACTATCCCTATTATTGCAAAAATAAGCCGTCTAAATAGGTCTGTAGCGAAAAAAAGTGGTGTGATTGTTTCAGAAAAACCCAGATCTCAAATTAGTGAAGCTTTTAGAACTTTAAGAACAAGCCTTGATTTTGTGGGAATAAAAGAAGGTAAAAAAGTGATCTCTATTAGCTCCACCACCAGTGGTGAAGGGAAAACATTTATATCTGTTAACCTGGCTGCAATAATTGCCATGTCGAATAAAAAAGTGATTATTCTCGATTTAGACATGAGAAAACCCCGCGCCCAATATGCCTTCAATTTAGAGCAAAATGAAATGGGTATTAGCTCTATCCTTAGTGGTGGAATTCACTGGAAAGAATGCATCAATATTACTAAAACTGACAACTTGCATTTTATTCCTTCAGGTATTCTCCCTCCAAACCCTGCAGAATTACTGGAAGGTGATCATTTTGATCAACTATTAAAAGAACTAAAAGCAGAATATGATATTATCTTATTAGATACCCCTCCAATTGGATTGGTATCTGATGGAATTATTGCATTGAAAAAATCTGACCATTCTCTTTTTGTAGTTAGAGCAGATTATTCCAAAAGGTCATTTATTGATGATTTACATAGAAGCTTGAGTTTGAATAACATCCAGAACATCTCCATAATTTTCAATGCCGTCAGAAAAGAAAATAAAGGCTATGGATATTATCAAGATTACTATAATGACAATAACAGCAAGTCCATTTCAACTCTGAAAAGGCTCTTTAATATTTAA
- a CDS encoding polysaccharide biosynthesis/export family protein, producing the protein MYRQNIILQTDSDIKSENFKEEVSRIEGAYKIQAGDKLNIEVYTNKGERVIDPNMELNAITGGGGSGGGRMMPDKIFEVLPNGNAILPLLGETKIAGFSIAGLQEMLKEEYSEYYIQPYVRVRPLNRRVVVLGALGGQVIPLENEKMTVLEVLALSGGLTRDSRGRNIRLIRGPLDDPSVQVINLATIDGMQKANLGVLPNDIIYIEPIRRIFTESIRDIAPIIGVVTNVVTLFIVIENLNSQ; encoded by the coding sequence GTGTACAGGCAGAATATTATCCTGCAAACAGATTCAGATATTAAATCAGAGAATTTTAAAGAAGAAGTATCTAGAATTGAAGGTGCTTATAAAATCCAGGCTGGAGATAAACTCAATATAGAAGTTTATACCAACAAAGGGGAGAGAGTGATTGACCCTAATATGGAATTAAATGCCATAACAGGAGGCGGAGGTTCAGGAGGCGGCCGCATGATGCCCGATAAAATATTTGAAGTATTACCAAATGGAAACGCTATTCTACCATTGCTCGGGGAAACCAAAATAGCCGGATTTTCCATTGCAGGACTTCAAGAAATGCTAAAAGAAGAATACTCAGAATATTACATCCAACCCTATGTAAGAGTTCGTCCTCTAAATAGACGCGTGGTTGTTCTCGGAGCGTTGGGAGGTCAGGTTATCCCATTGGAAAACGAAAAAATGACTGTTTTGGAAGTATTAGCATTATCTGGGGGCTTAACAAGAGATTCTAGAGGAAGAAATATCCGATTGATACGAGGCCCATTGGATGATCCATCTGTTCAAGTCATAAATTTAGCTACTATTGATGGAATGCAAAAAGCCAATTTAGGCGTGCTCCCAAATGATATTATTTACATAGAGCCGATTCGTAGAATATTTACTGAATCTATCCGAGACATAGCGCCAATAATCGGAGTGGTTACTAATGTTGTTACCTTGTTTATTGTGATTGAAAATTTGAATAGTCAATAA
- a CDS encoding glycosyltransferase family 4 protein → MKIAITLNTSWNIYNFRMSLIQALRKDGHEVVAIAPHDEYTVKLIEAGCEFEDVTMDSRGASPIRDIGLTFELHNIYRRVKPDIILHYTIKPNIYGTLAAAMLGIPVINNVSGLGTIFLNEDWISKIALNLYRFSFKFPKKVFFQNHEDYQLFMDKNLIHRNICEVIPGSGIDLNKFTPHPPQEKADGESFEFLMISRLIIDKGIREYVAAAAILQERGMNAKFNLLGKLDELHSRGISAEELNFWIEEGYINYLGSTDDVRPFINKADCVVLPSYREGTPRTLLEAAASAKPIVATNVPGCNNIVDHRLNGILCKVKDEDDLALKMKEMYYMTPDQRHQMGLKGREIVERRFDHNLVIERYLKAIDQNSTLKPELKAAYANNL, encoded by the coding sequence ATGAAAATTGCTATCACCCTAAATACCTCATGGAACATCTATAATTTTAGGATGTCACTTATTCAAGCTCTCAGAAAAGATGGGCATGAAGTTGTGGCTATTGCCCCCCATGATGAATATACAGTAAAGCTTATTGAAGCTGGATGTGAGTTTGAAGACGTCACCATGGATAGCCGTGGAGCAAGCCCTATTCGTGATATTGGACTAACTTTTGAATTGCATAATATTTATAGAAGAGTTAAACCTGATATCATATTACATTATACCATCAAGCCAAATATTTATGGAACTTTGGCTGCTGCCATGTTAGGAATTCCTGTTATCAACAATGTGAGTGGCTTAGGTACAATTTTCTTAAATGAGGATTGGATTTCAAAAATAGCATTAAATTTATATAGATTTTCTTTCAAATTTCCGAAAAAAGTGTTTTTCCAAAATCATGAAGATTACCAACTCTTCATGGATAAAAACTTAATACATAGAAATATTTGTGAAGTAATTCCAGGATCAGGTATAGATTTAAACAAATTCACTCCTCATCCTCCTCAAGAAAAGGCAGATGGAGAGTCATTTGAATTTTTAATGATTTCCAGATTGATTATAGACAAGGGAATCAGGGAATATGTGGCAGCTGCTGCAATTCTGCAAGAAAGAGGAATGAATGCAAAATTTAATCTATTAGGAAAATTAGATGAATTGCACTCAAGAGGAATTTCTGCTGAAGAGTTGAATTTTTGGATTGAAGAAGGCTATATTAATTATTTAGGGAGCACTGACGATGTTCGACCTTTCATCAATAAAGCCGATTGTGTGGTTCTACCAAGTTACAGAGAAGGCACTCCTAGAACATTATTAGAAGCAGCTGCTAGTGCAAAACCTATAGTAGCAACAAATGTACCTGGATGTAACAATATAGTAGATCACAGATTAAACGGTATACTTTGTAAGGTAAAAGATGAAGATGATCTAGCCTTAAAAATGAAAGAAATGTATTATATGACGCCAGATCAACGTCACCAGATGGGTTTAAAAGGTAGGGAGATAGTAGAGAGAAGATTTGATCATAACTTAGTAATCGAACGATATTTGAAGGCAATTGATCAAAATAGCACCTTAAAACCCGAACTTAAGGCTGCTTACGCAAATAATTTATAA
- a CDS encoding c-type cytochrome, which yields MEIGMLHSHVLVVTLFLLFLLFKTVLLLVNKKEFLTKIRTKLKMVDPILGVLMLATGGYLLSLYGSAAPTYLWVKLVLVLIIIPIGIVAFKKENKAMAVIALLLTFYIYGASEVGSLTFSKDESVAVSDDSPANNAAEVVIEGETTELVKNGKEIYLAECKKCHGEDGKKGLFKAPDLTQSQLDLSERVAWIKIGKGVMPAYENELSETEIEAVALYLDELK from the coding sequence ATGGAAATTGGAATGCTTCACTCCCACGTATTAGTGGTGACTTTATTTTTACTATTTTTATTATTCAAAACCGTTTTGTTATTGGTCAATAAAAAAGAATTTTTGACTAAAATCAGAACAAAACTCAAAATGGTTGATCCTATTTTGGGAGTACTTATGCTGGCAACAGGCGGATATTTATTATCATTATATGGTTCAGCTGCCCCTACCTATTTATGGGTGAAATTAGTATTAGTTTTAATTATAATTCCAATTGGGATCGTAGCCTTTAAAAAGGAAAACAAAGCTATGGCAGTTATTGCACTATTATTGACTTTTTACATTTATGGAGCCTCAGAGGTAGGAAGCCTTACTTTTTCTAAAGATGAATCAGTGGCGGTTTCTGATGATAGTCCAGCTAATAATGCAGCTGAAGTTGTTATTGAAGGTGAAACTACAGAGTTGGTGAAAAATGGCAAAGAAATCTATTTAGCAGAATGTAAAAAATGTCATGGAGAGGACGGTAAAAAAGGACTTTTCAAAGCACCTGATTTAACGCAAAGTCAACTTGATTTATCTGAAAGAGTAGCTTGGATTAAAATAGGAAAAGGCGTGATGCCAGCTTATGAAAATGAGTTGAGTGAAACCGAAATAGAGGCGGTTGCTCTTTATTTAGATGAACTGAAATAA
- the hflX gene encoding GTPase HflX yields the protein MQHNSAEEKEEKKAVLVAIITQNQNEEKVNEYLDELAFLTSTLGAKTIKRFTQRLEKPDIRSFVGKGKLEEINAYIKAENADWIVFDDDLTPSQLRNLEKELEVKVYDRSLLILDIFLSRAQTAQAKTQVELARNQYLLPRLTRMWTHLERQRGGTATRGGAGEKEIETDKRNIRNTITKLKDKLAKIEKQSRTQRKSRGKIVRVAIVGYTNVGKSTLMTLLSKSDILAENKLFATVDSTVRKVNFDDIPFLLSDTVGFIRKLPTHLIESFKSTLDEIREADVLIHVVDVSHPTLDDHISVVNQTLTDIGASDKPTLLVFNKVDLLEEEEELSVKEKIKNLKNTYWNKEQNDVVFISATNKENIEELKSKLRKLVEAKHFTIFPNYLKNTYY from the coding sequence ATGCAACATAATTCTGCAGAGGAAAAAGAGGAGAAGAAAGCCGTTTTGGTGGCGATCATTACACAAAATCAAAACGAAGAGAAAGTCAATGAATATTTAGATGAATTGGCTTTCTTAACATCAACTTTGGGTGCAAAAACAATCAAAAGATTTACCCAAAGATTGGAAAAGCCTGATATTAGAAGCTTTGTGGGTAAAGGTAAGTTAGAAGAAATCAATGCTTACATAAAAGCCGAAAATGCAGATTGGATAGTATTTGATGATGATTTAACTCCCTCTCAATTAAGAAACCTAGAAAAAGAACTGGAAGTCAAAGTTTATGACCGGAGTTTATTGATTTTGGATATATTTTTGAGCAGGGCCCAAACAGCTCAGGCTAAAACACAAGTAGAATTAGCTAGAAATCAATATTTATTACCTCGCCTAACTCGAATGTGGACTCACTTGGAAAGACAGCGAGGTGGAACTGCCACTCGTGGTGGTGCTGGTGAGAAAGAGATTGAAACGGATAAAAGGAATATCCGCAATACCATTACCAAGTTGAAGGATAAGCTAGCTAAAATTGAAAAGCAGAGTAGAACCCAAAGAAAATCAAGAGGCAAAATAGTGAGAGTGGCCATAGTCGGCTATACTAATGTTGGCAAGTCCACTTTAATGACGCTTTTATCTAAATCGGATATACTAGCAGAGAATAAATTGTTTGCCACTGTGGATTCCACTGTGCGTAAAGTAAATTTTGATGATATTCCATTCCTCTTATCCGATACAGTGGGTTTCATTCGGAAATTACCTACCCACTTGATCGAATCCTTTAAATCTACATTGGATGAAATTAGGGAAGCAGATGTTTTAATTCATGTGGTGGACGTTAGTCACCCAACTTTAGATGATCATATTAGTGTGGTTAACCAAACTTTGACGGACATAGGTGCTAGTGATAAGCCTACTTTATTGGTTTTTAATAAAGTAGATTTATTAGAAGAAGAGGAAGAGTTAAGTGTGAAGGAAAAGATCAAGAACTTGAAAAACACTTATTGGAATAAGGAACAAAATGATGTGGTATTCATCTCTGCTACTAATAAGGAAAATATAGAAGAACTGAAAAGCAAGCTACGAAAGTTAGTAGAAGCCAAGCACTTTACAATTTTTCCGAATTACTTGAAAAACACTTATTACTAA
- a CDS encoding ribose-phosphate diphosphokinase — protein MKKIIFNTSDYKYLAQKVLELGEFEKGELETNTFSDGERYQRILSQVENRNVILIGGTVNDSATLELYDLASALVSYGANSLSLVVPYFGYSTMERAVATGEVVTAKTRARLLSSIPRSNKGNHIYLFDLHTEGLPHYFEGNLFPIHLYCKELIIEACQEFGGDNFVLASTDAGRAKWVESLANDMHVNAAFVLKRRLQGDKTEVNAVNADVEGKNVIIYDDMIRSGGSIINAAKTYKNAGANKIFVITSHGLFVNNGLEKIKNSNIIEKVICTDTHPNTQLIKDDFLEVRSISRLVVDNLK, from the coding sequence ATGAAAAAAATCATATTTAATACTTCAGACTATAAATATCTAGCTCAAAAAGTTCTTGAACTGGGTGAATTTGAAAAAGGAGAATTAGAAACAAATACCTTTTCTGATGGAGAACGATATCAAAGAATATTATCTCAAGTTGAAAACCGAAATGTAATTTTGATTGGGGGTACTGTAAATGATTCTGCAACCTTAGAGCTTTATGACCTTGCATCTGCTTTAGTTAGCTATGGAGCAAATTCATTAAGTTTGGTAGTGCCTTATTTTGGATATTCAACTATGGAAAGAGCAGTAGCTACAGGTGAAGTCGTGACAGCAAAAACTCGTGCACGTCTCCTTTCATCTATCCCAAGAAGCAATAAAGGAAATCATATCTATTTGTTTGATTTACATACCGAAGGTTTGCCTCATTATTTTGAAGGGAACTTATTTCCTATTCACCTTTATTGCAAAGAATTAATAATAGAAGCCTGTCAAGAATTTGGTGGTGATAATTTTGTACTAGCTAGTACTGATGCAGGCAGGGCAAAATGGGTGGAATCGCTAGCAAATGACATGCATGTGAATGCTGCATTTGTGTTAAAACGAAGATTACAAGGAGACAAAACAGAGGTAAATGCCGTAAATGCTGATGTTGAAGGTAAAAATGTAATCATTTATGATGATATGATACGATCTGGGGGAAGTATAATTAATGCAGCCAAAACCTATAAAAATGCAGGTGCAAATAAAATTTTTGTCATTACCAGTCACGGGCTTTTCGTTAATAATGGATTGGAAAAAATCAAGAATTCAAATATTATTGAGAAGGTAATTTGTACTGATACCCATCCCAACACGCAACTTATTAAAGATGATTTTTTAGAAGTAAGGAGTATTTCGAGACTTGTAGTGGATAATTTAAAATAA
- a CDS encoding sugar kinase — protein MNYERAIIIKGKTRLEKLLDRYNSKSQAQFYINHNGGDFSEYELEHEQFYNGFNYAKKIIGRQLKPTVLERNFLPAFLFEKNDLIVVIGQDGLVANTAKYVSTNPIFAINPDLERNMGALLPFDLDSLSEGYKRILKGQNECKHITLAKATMNDGQELLAFNDFYIGKSNHSSSRYKIIYQGRHENQSSSGIIISTGAGSTAWLSSVLNEFRGLEKFLGYKSMGTFQSMEWDDDKLCYIVREPYKSPNFSTDMVAGYINKDEKLIIESVMPDDGVIFSDGIMEDYLVFNSGRTVTITKAHDKAKLII, from the coding sequence ATGAATTACGAACGAGCAATAATTATAAAAGGAAAAACCCGGTTAGAAAAGCTTCTTGATCGATATAACAGCAAATCTCAAGCGCAATTTTATATCAACCATAATGGAGGCGATTTTTCTGAATATGAATTGGAACATGAGCAGTTTTACAATGGCTTTAACTATGCTAAAAAGATTATTGGTAGACAGTTAAAACCCACTGTACTCGAAAGAAATTTCTTGCCGGCCTTTCTGTTTGAGAAAAATGATTTGATAGTAGTAATTGGACAGGACGGTTTAGTAGCGAATACTGCCAAATATGTATCCACAAATCCTATTTTTGCAATTAATCCAGATTTAGAAAGAAATATGGGTGCTTTATTGCCATTTGACTTAGATAGTTTGTCAGAGGGGTATAAACGAATACTAAAGGGGCAGAATGAATGCAAGCATATCACATTAGCAAAAGCTACAATGAATGATGGGCAAGAATTACTGGCTTTCAATGATTTCTATATTGGAAAATCAAATCACAGCTCTTCACGCTACAAAATTATTTATCAAGGTAGGCATGAAAACCAATCTTCTAGCGGAATTATTATTTCCACAGGTGCTGGATCAACTGCTTGGCTAAGCTCTGTACTAAATGAATTCAGGGGTTTGGAAAAGTTTTTAGGTTATAAAAGCATGGGCACATTTCAAAGCATGGAATGGGACGATGACAAATTATGCTATATTGTGCGAGAACCCTACAAAAGCCCTAATTTTAGTACAGATATGGTGGCAGGATACATCAATAAAGATGAAAAATTAATAATTGAATCTGTAATGCCAGATGATGGGGTTATCTTCAGCGATGGGATTATGGAAGATTATCTTGTATTTAATTCCGGTAGAACTGTGACCATTACTAAGGCTCATGACAAAGCTAAGCTCATTATATAA